A region of the Desulfocurvus vexinensis DSM 17965 genome:
CAGGGCCAGGGTCACGGCGGGGAAGGTCTGGCCCGGCTCGGCGCCGCGCACTCCGGCCTCGGCCTCGGCCCGGGCCGAGACGCCCAGGCGCGAATAGGTCTCGGGCTCGGCGGGCCCGTCCACGACCAGGGCCACGTCGCGCAGGTGCACCGGGCGGCCCTGGTAGACGCCCACCACCACCTCGCCCACGTCGGCGGCGGACATGAGAAATGCATCCGTGCGCACGGAATATTCGCGCCCGGCGCTGGACAGTGCCCCGGCGGTGGCCGAGGTGTCGGCGGCGGCCAGGGCGGTCTGCACGTCGTCCGGGGCCACGCCCATGCCCGCCATGCGCTGCGGGTCCAGCAGCGCGCGCACCTCGCGCGGGCGCCCGCCCGTGAGCGTGACCCGCGACACGTCGGGCACCTCGGCCAGGCGGTGGTACAGCTCCTCGCCCACCCGGCGCAGGGCCGCGTCGTCCAGCTCTGCGGAGTACAGGGCCACGGTGACGATGGGCACGTCGTCGATTTCCACGGGCTTGACCAGCCAGCCCGTGACCACCGAGGGCACGAGATCGAGGTTCTTCTGCACGGTGTTGTGCAGCTTGAGCAGCGACTGCTCGCGGTCCTCGCCCACGAAGAAGCGCACCGTGACCAGGGCCTGATCGCGCCGGGACACGGAATAGACGTACTCCACCCCGTCGGTCTGCCACAGGATGCGCTCCAGCGGCGAGGTGACGAGTTTTTCCACCTCCTCGGCGCTGGCCCCGGGCACGGAGACCGACACGTCGGCCATGGGCACGACGATCTGCGGCTCCTCCTCGCGCGGGGTCAGCAGCACCGCCGCGGCGCCCAGGCACAAGGTGGCCACCACCAGCAGGATGGAGAGCCGGGTTTCCAGGAACGTTTCCACCACGGCGGGGATCAGCCCGCGCGGCTGGGCGGGCCCGGCGCTCATTGCACGCCTCCGGGCAGGGCCACGGTCTGCCCGCCTGCAAGCCCGGCGAGCACTTCCACCTCGCCGCCCTGGGCCGGGACGGTGCGCACGAAGACCGTGCGCCAGGTGTCCCCGTCCAGCACGCGCACGGTCTCCAACTGCCCGGTGCGCGTCACGGCGCGCGCGTCCACCAGCACGGCGGTGCGCCGCCCGGCGGGCACCAGCAGGCGCCCGAACATGCCCGGGTAGGCCCCCAGCAGGTCCGGCAGCCCGACCTTGACCAGGAAGGTGCGCGTGGTCGGGTCCGCCGCAGGCACGACCTCCTCCACCACCCCGGACACCGTGCGCTCCAGGGCCGGGATGGCCACGGACAGCTCCGTGCCGGGCCGGGCGCGGGCGATGAGCCCCTCGCGCACGAAGGCTTCCAGGCGCAGGGCTCCGGCCGTCTGCACCACCAGCAGCGGCTTGCCGGGCACGGCCAGATCGCCGGGCTCCGCCGTGCGGCTGGCGACTTCCATGTCCTCGGGGGCGCGGATCACGGCGTAGCCCTGGGCGATGCCCGCCTCCTCGTGCTGCTTGGCCGACCGGCCCAGGGCGGCCTCGGCCCCGGCCACGGCCTCGCGCGCCTGGGACAGCCGGGCCTCGGCCTGGAGGTATTCCGCCTCGGCCTGGTCCATCTCGCGTTCGGCCACGGCGCGCTCGGCGAACAGGGTCTTGATGCGCTTGTACTGCGCGGCGGCGGTGTCGAAGGCGGCCCTGGCCTCGCCCACGGCCTGACGGGCCTGCTCCAGCCCGGCGCGGGCCGAGGCCTGGGCCTGGGCGGCGCTGTCGGCCCGGGCGGCGTGCTCGCGGTCGTCCAACACCACAAGCACCTCGCCGCGCTTGACGAAATCGCCAGCGCGCACGCGCACTTCGAGGATTTTGGCCGTGATCTGGGCCTCGATGCTGGTCTGGGTGCGCGGGCGGATGGTGCCCACGGCCTCGTAGATCTCGTCGATGTCGGCCTGGCGCGTCTGGGTTGTTTCCCAGGGCTGGTGCCCCGGCTCGGGCGCGGAGCCGGGCCCCGGGGCGATGGTGCCCGTGCGCAGGGCTCCGGCCTGCCAGAGCACGACCAGCAGCACGGCGGCGGAGCCAAGGACAAGGGCGAGGCGTCTTTTCATTACAGGGACTCCTGATTGGGAGGGGTGCTTCGGGGCTGGAGGCCG
Encoded here:
- a CDS encoding efflux RND transporter periplasmic adaptor subunit; translated protein: MKRRLALVLGSAAVLLVVLWQAGALRTGTIAPGPGSAPEPGHQPWETTQTRQADIDEIYEAVGTIRPRTQTSIEAQITAKILEVRVRAGDFVKRGEVLVVLDDREHAARADSAAQAQASARAGLEQARQAVGEARAAFDTAAAQYKRIKTLFAERAVAEREMDQAEAEYLQAEARLSQAREAVAGAEAALGRSAKQHEEAGIAQGYAVIRAPEDMEVASRTAEPGDLAVPGKPLLVVQTAGALRLEAFVREGLIARARPGTELSVAIPALERTVSGVVEEVVPAADPTTRTFLVKVGLPDLLGAYPGMFGRLLVPAGRRTAVLVDARAVTRTGQLETVRVLDGDTWRTVFVRTVPAQGGEVEVLAGLAGGQTVALPGGVQ